Proteins from a genomic interval of Blastopirellula retiformator:
- a CDS encoding DJ-1/PfpI family protein has protein sequence MPAKKILMLVGDFVEDYEVMVPFQMLLMVGHQVDAVCPDKKAGEQVATAIHDFTVYQTYLEKQGHNFTLNATFSEIAPTSYDALVIPGGRAPEYLRLNPQVIEIVQHFAQADKPIASLCHGPQILAAAGVLDGKSCSCYPACSSEVTLSGGTFVEASEGFDNAHVDGNLVTAPAWPAHPAWIRAFLEVLGTKITL, from the coding sequence ATGCCTGCGAAAAAAATCTTGATGCTGGTCGGCGACTTCGTGGAAGACTACGAAGTGATGGTTCCGTTTCAGATGCTGCTGATGGTTGGCCACCAGGTCGACGCCGTTTGCCCCGATAAGAAGGCAGGCGAACAGGTCGCCACGGCGATCCACGACTTCACCGTCTATCAGACGTATCTCGAAAAGCAGGGGCACAACTTCACGCTGAACGCCACCTTCAGCGAGATCGCCCCAACCAGCTACGACGCGCTTGTCATCCCCGGCGGTCGCGCTCCAGAATACCTGCGGCTGAATCCGCAGGTGATCGAGATCGTGCAGCACTTCGCCCAGGCGGATAAGCCGATCGCGTCGCTCTGTCACGGCCCGCAGATCCTGGCCGCCGCCGGCGTGCTCGACGGCAAGTCGTGCAGCTGCTATCCGGCCTGTTCGTCCGAGGTGACGCTCAGCGGCGGCACGTTCGTCGAAGCGAGCGAAGGTTTTGACAACGCGCACGTCGACGGCAACCTGGTGACCGCCCCGGCGTGGCCGGCCCACCCAGCGTGGATCCGGGCGTTCCTGGAAGTGCTGGGAACGAAGATCACGTTGTAG
- a CDS encoding tyrosine-type recombinase/integrase — protein MFYRSHDDWRDARGFRGFSAGYCLSSILNWILSADLVVVRIYQASSQRIPDAAGRDWIGLESGTVHGLRYFFCSEAFRNGAREAELLEWLGHRNSKMTRRYRHLRQKDGHRRMQQINFLGRDDEEGENCDVA, from the coding sequence ATTTTTTACAGGTCGCACGACGATTGGAGGGATGCACGCGGATTCCGAGGCTTTTCCGCCGGCTATTGTCTGTCGTCGATTTTAAATTGGATCCTTTCGGCAGATCTGGTCGTTGTTCGTATTTATCAAGCCTCTTCTCAAAGAATTCCCGACGCCGCCGGGCGAGATTGGATTGGATTGGAATCGGGAACGGTTCATGGGTTGCGTTATTTCTTCTGCAGCGAAGCTTTCCGCAATGGTGCACGGGAAGCGGAACTGCTGGAGTGGCTCGGACACCGCAATTCCAAGATGACGCGGCGCTATCGGCATCTTCGTCAGAAAGATGGTCATCGCCGTATGCAACAAATCAACTTTCTCGGACGCGACGACGAGGAAGGGGAAAACTGTGACGTCGCATAA
- a CDS encoding anhydro-N-acetylmuramic acid kinase, translated as MPSDATISLERRRWFLGTAVGLRAETVDGVVIATRGRGLEAIVEVVSEGYVELPKPIAITLREHLQGEPVSPSERVELSRQIAELQTVVVERLLHEVDLDARQVAIGLSGPTAWRQMGETWGPETIGAPELVAEATGATVIDAFAERNVAAGGAGGPLEALPLWLLFSPPQWSSAGRPTIAVTFDETVDAYFIPPRRIGADIPPIFWSPVAPGRLLQDELQRTQPAAAGKSKFEAVLRAWREIESLYQPPIWRPDLFDLTPFVDAAAGRVDENQGESLLRRFWQDQVIHAIQADLPTSAAAQRLVLLGEPLGVEEIANAIRDRTELTVETATDIGWSPRIRGPVVAALLAYSALERFPADITTLTGSKAARVLGRITPGSPANWQYCLEQLATAPCGKMPLRNAV; from the coding sequence GTGCCCTCGGACGCAACCATCTCGCTCGAGCGTCGACGCTGGTTTCTCGGCACAGCCGTAGGCTTGCGCGCCGAGACCGTTGATGGCGTCGTGATCGCCACCCGCGGCCGCGGCTTGGAAGCGATCGTCGAAGTGGTCAGCGAAGGTTACGTCGAACTGCCCAAGCCAATCGCCATCACGCTGCGCGAGCATCTGCAGGGAGAACCGGTTTCTCCCAGCGAGCGGGTTGAACTGTCGCGGCAGATCGCCGAACTGCAAACGGTCGTCGTCGAACGGTTGCTGCACGAGGTCGATCTCGATGCCCGGCAAGTCGCCATCGGTTTGTCAGGGCCCACCGCCTGGCGCCAGATGGGCGAAACCTGGGGCCCCGAAACGATCGGCGCCCCGGAGCTGGTCGCCGAAGCGACCGGAGCCACCGTGATTGACGCCTTCGCCGAGCGCAACGTCGCCGCCGGAGGCGCCGGCGGTCCGCTCGAAGCGTTGCCGCTCTGGCTGTTATTTTCTCCTCCGCAGTGGTCGAGCGCAGGGCGCCCGACGATTGCGGTGACGTTCGACGAAACGGTCGACGCTTACTTTATCCCTCCCCGAAGAATCGGCGCTGACATTCCGCCGATTTTTTGGTCGCCTGTTGCGCCGGGACGCTTGTTGCAAGACGAGCTCCAGCGGACTCAACCCGCCGCGGCCGGCAAAAGTAAGTTTGAAGCGGTCCTGCGCGCCTGGCGCGAAATCGAATCGCTTTATCAACCGCCGATCTGGCGGCCCGACCTGTTTGACCTGACGCCCTTCGTCGATGCAGCCGCTGGCCGCGTTGACGAAAATCAAGGGGAGTCGCTGCTGCGCCGCTTCTGGCAAGATCAGGTCATCCACGCCATCCAGGCCGATCTGCCCACCTCGGCCGCCGCACAGCGATTGGTGTTGCTGGGCGAACCGCTGGGCGTTGAAGAGATCGCCAACGCGATTCGCGATCGGACCGAACTGACGGTCGAGACGGCGACGGACATCGGCTGGAGCCCCAGAATCCGCGGCCCCGTGGTTGCGGCGCTGTTGGCCTACTCCGCACTCGAGCGTTTTCCGGCCGACATCACGACGCTGACCGGATCAAAAGCGGCCCGCGTCTTAGGCCGCATCACGCCGGGCAGTCCGGCCAATTGGCAGTATTGTCTGGAGCAACTCGCCACCGCCCCGTGCGGCAAAATGCCGCTTCGCAACGCGGTGTAG
- a CDS encoding gamma-glutamyl-gamma-aminobutyrate hydrolase family protein codes for MQSKPLIGLNANFRPATHDRPAFSFVGAGYYDAIIAAGGIPVVIPPVAEEADMEAILDRLHGIVFIGGPDLDPHRDGFMRHASVRPMESRREDLDRALMSLVVRRRLPVFGIGVGLQLLNITMGGNLYFHIPADVPTALPHKDPIDAGHRHGLEVVPGTIMDRIYGDGEVRVNSMHHMAIDELAPGFQVAARAPDGLIEAVQWAGDDWVAIGTQFHPEAESASALDQRIFEEFIEGIHAQYGVPRTPVAATAGA; via the coding sequence ATGCAATCCAAACCGTTGATCGGCTTGAACGCCAATTTTCGCCCGGCCACCCATGACCGTCCCGCCTTTTCGTTTGTCGGGGCAGGTTACTACGACGCGATTATCGCTGCTGGCGGCATTCCCGTCGTGATTCCCCCGGTTGCCGAAGAGGCGGATATGGAGGCGATCCTCGATCGACTGCATGGCATCGTGTTTATCGGCGGCCCCGATCTCGATCCGCATCGTGATGGATTCATGCGCCACGCCTCGGTTCGCCCGATGGAATCGCGTCGTGAAGATCTCGATCGCGCCTTGATGTCGCTAGTCGTGCGTCGCCGGCTGCCGGTGTTCGGCATCGGCGTCGGCCTGCAACTGCTCAACATTACGATGGGCGGCAACCTTTACTTCCATATTCCGGCCGACGTGCCGACCGCTTTGCCGCACAAAGATCCGATCGACGCGGGTCATCGTCACGGCTTGGAAGTGGTCCCCGGCACGATCATGGACCGCATTTATGGAGATGGCGAAGTTCGCGTCAACAGCATGCACCACATGGCGATAGACGAACTGGCCCCCGGCTTCCAAGTTGCGGCTCGCGCTCCGGATGGACTGATCGAGGCGGTCCAGTGGGCCGGCGACGATTGGGTCGCCATCGGCACCCAGTTCCATCCCGAAGCCGAATCGGCCTCGGCCTTGGACCAACGGATCTTCGAAGAGTTTATCGAAGGGATCCATGCCCAATACGGCGTCCCCCGCACTCCGGTTGCGGCGACCGCCGGCGCCTAA
- a CDS encoding ABC transporter permease → MRKVAKLASAFLWEHPTRVVLTTLATAAAGCMVIWLAAGYDALLQSFDHWANVALGHYELSIAPISTTEPTAVPQEVIDAMRADPAVASADPMWLKRTVVRGNAKPFDPNAPKSDRLEGGPPNIRSEYAVLSSSTASPPFEVDGRWLNRQHPDALEAVVRTDTAQRLEVAIDDVITITHHDETWNLRVVGLLKAPTLGAGTYAVPNMLTPSAGDVFVSTELGQQMFGQPAEISFLAVAMAEGADVNKFRFGWGPKLSRLDVPVQFQEAYEIEEALDESAAADNLRIQSYAGTGISLLVALLVIFGTVNMGVSERVRQFAILRAVALTRWQVCMLIFAEALLLATIGFVAGLVVSWLLLNGVALAFPRVLRHGAVIGTHSLALAAAATFGGAFLAAIIPAWRATRVRPVDAMALAVQLVPMTLPMPLILLGLALIAVNPMITFGFPPSAETQVLGYFGVGSISTALGFVLIAPVVVFLVDRLIGPLLAWLLRIDAKLLASQITSHLWRTTAAAVSLAVGMGLFISVQVWGFTMLDGFLVGPWAPDAIIAFPAGGLPLESVPQIAQIDGVDAQECLPIVVEQPRFVEDITGSAERPTVIRQDNLVLVGVDPGPAFGGDTPLFTLQWVAGDPQEAVQQMQTERACIVPDHFLTETGLSVGDSVELAPPENSTNTVKYKIAGAVRLPGWHWQTKLTGFRSRTHRAAAMAFAGYDDVARDFDFPAATHVWFNFANAENDPEQVNAAAQDIFDAAHHVEQPGNEEEAKVRIMPVETIREMTRTNAARWIWAVSQLPIAAVAIAGFGVLNVILASVRTRQWEMGVLRSIGITQSAIIRAIIAEGALIGIAACLLSLGFGIMVGWCGCGIAQHISFFGGLHPDLNVPWLAISTGLLYVIALSSLAAVWPAISIGRMRPLALLQRDRDAI, encoded by the coding sequence ATGAGAAAGGTTGCGAAACTGGCCAGCGCCTTCTTGTGGGAACATCCCACACGCGTCGTACTGACGACTCTGGCGACGGCGGCGGCGGGTTGCATGGTGATTTGGCTGGCGGCGGGCTATGACGCGCTGCTCCAGTCGTTCGATCATTGGGCCAACGTAGCGCTAGGGCATTACGAACTTTCGATCGCGCCTATCTCCACCACCGAACCGACCGCCGTTCCCCAGGAGGTGATCGACGCGATGCGCGCCGATCCAGCGGTCGCCTCAGCCGATCCGATGTGGCTGAAGCGAACTGTTGTGCGCGGAAACGCCAAGCCGTTCGATCCCAACGCCCCCAAATCGGACCGCCTCGAAGGAGGACCGCCGAACATTCGATCCGAATATGCGGTGCTCAGCAGTTCCACCGCCAGTCCGCCATTTGAAGTCGATGGGCGTTGGCTCAATCGCCAGCATCCCGACGCCCTCGAGGCGGTTGTTCGTACCGATACCGCCCAGCGGTTAGAGGTGGCGATCGACGACGTCATCACGATCACGCACCATGACGAGACCTGGAACCTGCGCGTGGTTGGTTTGCTAAAAGCGCCTACCTTGGGAGCAGGGACCTACGCCGTGCCCAATATGTTGACGCCGAGCGCTGGCGACGTCTTTGTCTCCACCGAACTCGGCCAGCAGATGTTTGGCCAGCCTGCCGAGATCAGCTTTCTCGCAGTCGCGATGGCGGAGGGAGCCGACGTCAACAAGTTTCGCTTCGGCTGGGGGCCGAAATTGAGTCGACTCGACGTGCCAGTGCAGTTTCAAGAAGCGTATGAAATTGAAGAGGCGCTGGATGAAAGTGCGGCGGCCGACAACCTGCGAATCCAGTCGTATGCAGGTACCGGCATTTCGCTCCTCGTCGCGCTCCTCGTTATTTTCGGCACGGTCAACATGGGCGTTTCGGAACGTGTCCGACAGTTCGCGATTTTGCGGGCAGTGGCGCTGACGCGATGGCAGGTCTGCATGTTGATCTTCGCCGAAGCGTTGCTGCTGGCGACGATCGGTTTTGTGGCGGGACTTGTGGTCAGTTGGTTGCTGCTGAACGGCGTCGCGCTGGCGTTTCCGCGGGTGCTGCGACACGGCGCGGTCATCGGCACGCACAGTTTAGCGCTTGCCGCCGCTGCGACCTTTGGCGGCGCTTTCTTGGCGGCCATCATTCCAGCTTGGCGAGCCACACGCGTTCGGCCTGTCGACGCGATGGCGCTGGCGGTGCAATTGGTTCCAATGACGCTCCCTATGCCGCTGATTCTGCTTGGCCTAGCGCTGATCGCCGTGAATCCGATGATCACGTTTGGCTTTCCACCCTCGGCCGAAACGCAAGTGCTGGGCTATTTTGGGGTCGGCTCCATTAGCACGGCGCTCGGATTCGTCCTGATCGCTCCCGTCGTCGTGTTTCTGGTCGATCGGCTGATCGGGCCGCTCTTGGCTTGGTTGCTGCGAATCGACGCCAAGCTGCTCGCCAGTCAAATCACCAGCCACTTGTGGCGGACGACGGCGGCAGCCGTCTCGCTGGCGGTCGGTATGGGGCTCTTCATCAGCGTCCAGGTCTGGGGCTTCACCATGCTGGATGGCTTTCTGGTTGGGCCCTGGGCGCCCGATGCGATAATTGCGTTTCCTGCCGGGGGCTTGCCGCTGGAAAGCGTTCCTCAAATCGCTCAGATCGATGGCGTTGATGCGCAGGAGTGTTTGCCGATCGTCGTCGAGCAACCTCGCTTTGTCGAAGATATCACCGGCAGCGCTGAGCGGCCGACCGTGATTCGCCAAGACAACCTGGTGTTGGTCGGCGTCGATCCAGGGCCGGCGTTCGGCGGCGACACCCCGCTTTTCACACTCCAGTGGGTCGCCGGAGATCCGCAAGAGGCCGTCCAGCAAATGCAGACCGAGCGCGCTTGCATTGTGCCGGATCACTTTCTGACCGAAACCGGTCTGAGCGTAGGGGACAGCGTCGAACTGGCTCCTCCCGAAAATTCCACCAACACGGTTAAATACAAAATTGCTGGCGCCGTCCGACTACCAGGCTGGCATTGGCAAACGAAGTTGACCGGGTTCCGCTCACGCACGCATCGCGCCGCCGCCATGGCGTTCGCCGGATATGACGATGTCGCCCGCGACTTTGATTTCCCGGCCGCAACGCACGTTTGGTTCAATTTTGCAAATGCCGAAAACGACCCAGAACAGGTCAACGCCGCGGCGCAAGACATTTTCGACGCCGCCCATCATGTGGAACAGCCCGGCAACGAAGAAGAAGCGAAGGTCCGAATCATGCCGGTCGAGACCATTCGTGAAATGACGCGAACCAACGCCGCCCGCTGGATCTGGGCGGTGAGCCAATTGCCAATCGCAGCAGTCGCCATCGCCGGCTTTGGCGTGCTGAACGTCATCCTCGCCTCGGTCCGAACGCGACAATGGGAGATGGGAGTGCTCCGTTCGATTGGTATCACACAATCGGCGATCATCCGCGCCATCATCGCTGAAGGAGCGCTGATCGGCATCGCCGCCTGCCTGCTAAGTCTAGGCTTCGGCATCATGGTCGGCTGGTGCGGCTGCGGGATCGCTCAGCACATCAGCTTCTTCGGTGGATTGCACCCTGATCTGAACGTCCCCTGGCTGGCGATCTCCACTGGGTTGCTATACGTCATCGCCTTGTCCTCATTGGCCGCGGTTTGGCCGGCGATTTCTATTGGACGGATGCGTCCTCTGGCATTACTCCAACGGGACCGTGACGCCATCTAA
- a CDS encoding acyl carrier protein, protein MGTETNSPPPEVFSWLRKEIAERRQIRLDLIHAESSLAEDLIPDSFELIELATAVEEHFGVRIDFDEVVDIETLGDFSNLIESKR, encoded by the coding sequence ATGGGGACCGAGACAAACTCACCGCCGCCCGAAGTGTTCTCGTGGCTGCGCAAAGAAATCGCCGAGCGACGTCAGATTCGGCTCGACTTGATTCATGCCGAAAGCTCGCTGGCCGAAGATCTGATTCCCGACTCGTTTGAATTGATCGAGTTGGCGACCGCTGTCGAAGAGCATTTCGGCGTGCGGATTGACTTTGATGAAGTCGTCGACATCGAAACGCTCGGCGACTTCAGCAACTTGATCGAGAGCAAACGCTAG
- a CDS encoding ABC transporter ATP-binding protein, with amino-acid sequence MSAEQLPLKVNGVVKRYRQGSNVIEALRGVQLTIRPGEFIAIMGASGSGKSTLLHVMAGLTDVDAGQVLVDGRDLATLSDVQLTSFRRDHIGLVFQAFNLIPALSAEDNIRLPAVDGPELTAKVNALLDRLGMRQRRTHKPGALSGGEQQRIAIARALVCDPAVVLADEPTGSLDSVSGQEICRLLRELCDEQGRTIAIVTHEPHVAMWADRVVVLKDGANLTEFAPSDQRDPQDLAARYQFALAPVSEANR; translated from the coding sequence ATGTCCGCGGAACAGCTGCCGTTGAAAGTCAACGGCGTCGTCAAACGATATCGACAGGGATCCAACGTCATCGAAGCGCTGCGGGGCGTGCAACTAACGATCCGCCCCGGCGAATTCATCGCCATCATGGGCGCCTCCGGCTCTGGCAAAAGCACCTTGCTGCATGTGATGGCGGGATTGACCGATGTTGACGCCGGTCAGGTGCTGGTCGATGGCCGCGATCTGGCGACCCTATCGGACGTGCAGCTGACGAGTTTTCGGCGAGATCATATTGGGCTCGTATTTCAGGCATTTAACCTGATCCCCGCACTATCTGCCGAAGACAATATTCGTTTGCCGGCGGTCGACGGTCCCGAACTGACGGCCAAGGTGAACGCCCTGCTCGATCGGCTCGGCATGCGCCAGCGCAGGACGCACAAACCGGGCGCATTGTCGGGCGGTGAACAGCAACGGATCGCGATCGCCCGAGCGCTCGTTTGCGATCCTGCCGTCGTCTTAGCGGATGAGCCGACCGGAAGCCTCGACTCCGTTTCGGGGCAAGAAATTTGCCGTTTATTGCGCGAGCTTTGCGACGAACAAGGGCGGACGATCGCTATCGTCACGCACGAGCCGCATGTGGCGATGTGGGCCGATCGCGTCGTCGTGCTGAAGGATGGCGCTAATCTGACCGAGTTTGCTCCTTCCGACCAGCGTGATCCTCAGGATCTGGCGGCCCGATATCAGTTCGCCCTTGCGCCGGTCTCCGAGGCGAACCGATGA
- a CDS encoding enoyl-ACP reductase FabI, translating into MSDFLKLSGKTFVVTGVANRKSIAWKIAEMLEGEGAKVVYVVRSQARKESLTKLLSGGEVHICDVEHEEEIAALPSKIAANHQVIDGLVHSIAFADYSEGMRPFHETTKKQFLQAVDISCFSLVALSNALKELFAPNASVVTISISTTRMASENYGFMAPIKAALDSSLAFLAKSFSQFSQVRFNAVGPSLLKTSASAGIPGYVDAYLFAEQAIPRKQALQTEEAASVAVFLLSPRSSGIQAQNLTVDAGMSINYFDRDIIERTMNK; encoded by the coding sequence GTGAGCGATTTCCTCAAGCTGTCAGGCAAAACGTTTGTCGTCACCGGCGTCGCCAATCGCAAGAGCATCGCCTGGAAGATCGCGGAGATGCTCGAAGGGGAAGGCGCAAAGGTCGTCTACGTCGTCCGCAGCCAAGCCCGCAAAGAGAGCCTGACCAAACTGCTCTCAGGCGGCGAAGTCCACATCTGCGACGTCGAGCACGAAGAGGAAATCGCCGCCCTCCCCTCGAAGATTGCCGCCAACCATCAAGTGATCGACGGGCTGGTCCACTCGATCGCCTTCGCCGACTACAGCGAAGGGATGCGGCCGTTTCACGAAACGACCAAGAAGCAGTTTCTGCAGGCCGTCGACATCAGCTGCTTCTCGTTGGTCGCCCTGTCGAACGCTTTGAAGGAGCTGTTCGCCCCGAATGCGTCGGTGGTGACGATCTCGATTTCGACCACGCGGATGGCGAGCGAGAATTACGGCTTCATGGCGCCGATCAAAGCGGCCCTCGATTCGTCACTGGCCTTTCTGGCGAAGAGCTTCAGCCAGTTCTCGCAGGTTCGCTTCAACGCCGTTGGCCCGAGCTTACTGAAGACGTCAGCGTCGGCCGGCATTCCTGGCTACGTGGACGCTTATCTATTCGCCGAACAGGCGATCCCGCGGAAGCAGGCGCTGCAGACCGAAGAAGCGGCGAGCGTGGCGGTCTTTTTGCTCAGCCCGCGCAGTAGCGGCATTCAGGCGCAAAACCTGACCGTGGATGCCGGTATGTCAATCAACTACTTCGACCGCGACATTATTGAGCGGACGATGAACAAGTAG
- a CDS encoding 3-oxoacyl-ACP synthase III, which yields MNFHNVCLESFGYALPAETVTSDQLEARLAPLYERLRLPAGRLELMTGIRERRFWSPETMPSEISIQSGRNAIEAAGIDVGEIGALVHGSVCRDHLEPATACRVHHELGLRQDCVIYDVSNACLGVLSGALQIASMIELGQIRAGLVVGTENGRQLVDNTVRTLNEDKSLTRNQIKLAVASLTIGSASCAMLLCDRELSQTQNLLHAAAVRAHTQHNQLCHSIAGSDETGVGSPLMQTDSERLMVEGIEVGGATFDDFLRKSGWSGEEIQRTFSHQVGLTHRKLVLERLGLSVDNDFATVQWLGNTGSAALPVTMAIGAQTGRIKQGENVAMLGIGSGINCVMMGVDWQEARVCGTGELPAEVLHPVQGQDNEDSDATTCSSSAQ from the coding sequence ATGAATTTTCATAACGTCTGTCTCGAGTCGTTCGGGTACGCATTGCCGGCCGAAACGGTCACCTCCGATCAGCTGGAAGCCCGGCTGGCGCCCCTGTACGAGCGCCTGCGGCTGCCGGCAGGCCGCTTGGAACTGATGACCGGCATTCGCGAGCGCCGCTTCTGGTCGCCGGAGACGATGCCAAGCGAGATCAGCATCCAAAGTGGCCGCAACGCGATCGAAGCGGCCGGCATCGACGTTGGTGAGATCGGCGCGCTGGTGCATGGTTCGGTCTGTCGCGACCACCTGGAGCCTGCCACCGCGTGTCGCGTGCATCACGAACTGGGCCTGCGGCAAGACTGCGTGATCTACGACGTCTCGAACGCCTGTCTGGGCGTGTTGAGCGGCGCTTTGCAGATCGCCAGCATGATTGAGCTCGGGCAGATCCGGGCCGGGCTGGTTGTCGGAACCGAAAATGGCCGGCAACTGGTCGACAACACGGTCCGCACCCTCAACGAAGACAAGAGCCTGACCCGCAATCAGATCAAGCTGGCGGTCGCGTCGCTGACCATCGGTTCGGCCAGCTGTGCGATGCTGTTATGTGATCGCGAGCTAAGCCAGACGCAAAACCTGCTGCACGCCGCCGCGGTGCGAGCCCATACGCAGCATAATCAGCTGTGTCACAGCATCGCCGGATCGGACGAGACCGGCGTCGGCAGCCCGCTGATGCAGACCGATTCAGAGCGGCTGATGGTCGAAGGGATCGAAGTTGGCGGCGCCACGTTCGACGACTTCCTTCGCAAGTCAGGCTGGAGCGGCGAAGAGATTCAGCGGACTTTCAGTCACCAGGTCGGTCTGACCCATCGCAAACTGGTGCTGGAGCGGTTGGGGCTCTCGGTCGACAACGACTTCGCCACGGTGCAGTGGCTCGGCAACACCGGCTCGGCCGCGCTGCCGGTGACGATGGCGATTGGCGCCCAGACCGGGCGGATCAAGCAAGGCGAAAACGTCGCCATGCTGGGGATCGGCTCGGGCATCAACTGCGTGATGATGGGAGTCGATTGGCAAGAGGCCCGCGTCTGCGGAACCGGCGAGCTGCCGGCCGAAGTGCTGCATCCGGTCCAGGGCCAAGACAACGAAGATAGCGACGCGACTACTTGTTCATCGTCCGCTCAATAA
- a CDS encoding 3-hydroxyacyl-ACP dehydratase FabZ family protein has product MTREAIYAAIPHRPPMLLVDEIVSQTEETIVCRKTFTADEYFFQGHYPEFPLVPGVILCEATMQCGAVMLSKFAAEGKGVPVATRLSDVKLKKMIRPGDTIEMEVKLVERMADAFFMTGKATCDGKVAVRFDFACTMAPTPGE; this is encoded by the coding sequence ATGACTCGCGAAGCCATTTACGCTGCGATCCCGCACCGCCCGCCGATGCTGTTGGTCGACGAGATCGTCAGCCAGACCGAAGAAACGATCGTCTGCCGCAAGACCTTCACCGCCGACGAGTACTTCTTCCAGGGACACTACCCGGAGTTTCCGCTCGTCCCCGGCGTGATCCTGTGCGAAGCGACGATGCAGTGCGGCGCGGTGATGCTGTCGAAGTTCGCCGCTGAAGGCAAAGGAGTGCCGGTCGCGACGCGACTGAGCGACGTGAAGCTCAAAAAGATGATCCGCCCCGGCGACACGATCGAGATGGAAGTGAAGCTGGTCGAGCGAATGGCGGACGCCTTCTTCATGACCGGCAAAGCGACTTGCGACGGCAAGGTGGCGGTTCGCTTTGACTTCGCCTGTACGATGGCCCCCACGCCGGGAGAGTAA